The proteins below come from a single Paramormyrops kingsleyae isolate MSU_618 chromosome 25, PKINGS_0.4, whole genome shotgun sequence genomic window:
- the LOC140583147 gene encoding uncharacterized protein yields MNEDIYANADIIEIHTKCTSSQREQTPKRTQHSGSESTGRRCYRLAIVCLGILCFLLLTTVIVQSAYNNRLRGEAKRNKAKMAQIFSYLTSNYSEKLELQTSYSTLTAEKELLQTSYSTLTAEKEQLHTSYSTCTVEKEQLQTSYSTCTVEKEQLQTSYSICTVEKEQLQTSYSTCTVEKEQLQTSYSTCTVEKEQLQTSYSTCTAEKEQLQTNYSTCTAEKEQLQTNYSTCTAEKEQLQTNYSTCTAEKEQPPTNYSTCTAEKEQLQMNYSTYIENTRKERVRFYPGGWTRIGTQLYYISTENKNWQESRKDCKNKGGDLIIINSQQEQDIILGIDAWIGLTDIEHEGTWKWVDGTPLTTSYWRKGEPNDIHDEDCAYNVAGTNALIGWNDANCAGRMFWVCEKEA; encoded by the exons ATGAATGAGGATATTTATGCTAATGCAGATATAATTGAAATACATACAAAATGCACATCCAGCCAAAGAGAACAGACTCCAAAGCGGACTCAACATTCAG GATCTGAGTCCACAGGGAGACGATGCTACCGTCTGGCTATAGTGTGTCTTGGGATATTGTGTTTTCTCCTGCTGACGACTGTCATAGTGCAGTCTGCTTATA ACAACAGACTCAGAGGGGAAGCTAAGAGGAACAAAGCTAAAATGGCTCAGATATTTTCATATCTCACCTCCAATTACAGTGAGAAACTGGAGCTGCAAACCAGCTACAGCACCCTCACTGCAGAGAAAGAACTGCTGCAAACCAGCTACAGCACCCTCACTGCAGAGAAAGAACAGCTGCACACTAGCTACAGCACCTGCACTGTAGAGAAGGAACAGCTGCAAACCAGCTACAGCACCTGCACTGTAGAGAAGGAACAGCTGCAAACCAGCTACAGCATCTGCACTGTAGAGAAGGAACAGCTGCAAACCAGCTATAGCACCTGCACTGTAGAGAAGGAACAGCTGCAAACCAGCTATAGCACCTGCACTGTAGAGAAGGAACAGCTGCAAACCAGCTACAGCACCTGCACTGCAGAGAAAGAACAGCTACAAACCAACTACAGCACCTGCACTGCAGAGAAAGAACAGCTACAAACCAACTACAGCACCTGCACTGCAGAGAAAGAACAGCTACAAACCAACTACAGCACCTGCACTGCAGAGAAAGAACAGCCACCAACCAACTACAGCACCTGCACTGCAGAGAAAGAACAGCTGCAAATGAATTACAGCACCTACATTGAAAATACTAGAAAAGAACGAG tcagATTCTATCCCGGGGGATGGACAAGGATTGGGACTCAGTTGTACTACATCTCCACTGAGAATAAAAACTGGCAGGAAAGCAGAAAGGACTGTAAAAATAAAGGAGGAGATCTGATTATCATCAACAGTCAACAGGAACAG GACATTATTCTTGGTATCGATGCCTGGATCGGTCTGACAGACATTGAGCATGAAGGAACCTGGAAATGGGTGGATGGGACACCATTGACCACAAG TTACTGGAGGAAGGGAGAACCTAATGACATTCATGATGAGGACTGTGCATATAACGTGGCAGGAACAAACGCCCTGATTGGCTGGAATGATGCAAACTGCGCAGGAAGAATGTTCTGGGTGTGTGAGAAGGAAGCTTAG